A window from Corynebacterium urogenitale encodes these proteins:
- a CDS encoding SLC13 family permease has protein sequence MKRLRGLFIGIVLAVLVYAFFPDNGADLVNAAYPDDESGPFTIEAMRLTAAVAVLMGAWWMTEAIPLAATALVPLVVFPLSQVVSFGDISPSYADPTIFLFMGGFILALGMQKWNLHRRLALSVVLLVGTKPKQLILGFMIATGFLSMWVSNTATAVVMLPIGMSVLGLTSEIVGGMKKQKKFATALMLAIAYSASIGSLGTIIGTPPNTLMAAYMSSSQGIEIGFFDWMMVGVPLAVVFMVIAWLVLITVFKPEMKEIPGGKQLIQKELRDMGSMSRAEKTAGVIFVAAALSWVFIPLVTDWFGWGITIADAAIGMTAGLLMFIIPVDEKGTRVIAWEDAQEMPWDVLLLFGGGLALSSMFGNSGLSLWIGEQSKAMEALPLVVLVAAVAALVLVLTEFTSNTATAATFLPIMGGVAVGIGLTAEQDMNVMLLVIPVALAATCAFMLPVATPPNAIAYSSGYVRIGDMVKGGLWLNVIAVFLITIVVFLLAVPVFGLVL, from the coding sequence ATGAAGCGGCTCCGCGGCCTGTTCATCGGCATCGTGCTCGCCGTGCTGGTCTACGCCTTCTTCCCAGACAACGGCGCCGACCTCGTCAACGCCGCCTACCCCGATGACGAAAGCGGCCCCTTCACCATCGAAGCCATGCGCCTCACCGCCGCCGTCGCCGTACTCATGGGCGCTTGGTGGATGACCGAAGCCATCCCGCTTGCAGCCACCGCGCTCGTGCCGCTCGTGGTGTTCCCACTATCGCAGGTAGTCAGCTTCGGCGACATCTCGCCAAGCTACGCCGACCCCACAATCTTCCTGTTCATGGGTGGCTTCATCCTCGCGCTCGGCATGCAAAAGTGGAACCTGCACAGGCGCCTCGCGCTGAGCGTCGTGCTGCTCGTCGGCACAAAGCCCAAGCAGCTGATCCTCGGCTTCATGATCGCCACCGGCTTCCTCTCCATGTGGGTCTCCAACACCGCAACCGCCGTGGTCATGCTGCCCATCGGCATGTCCGTCCTAGGCCTGACCTCCGAGATCGTCGGCGGCATGAAGAAGCAAAAGAAATTCGCCACCGCGCTGATGCTGGCCATCGCCTACTCTGCGTCCATCGGCTCTCTCGGCACGATCATCGGCACCCCGCCGAACACCCTCATGGCCGCGTACATGTCCAGCTCTCAAGGCATCGAGATTGGCTTCTTCGACTGGATGATGGTCGGCGTGCCGCTCGCCGTGGTGTTCATGGTCATCGCCTGGTTGGTGCTCATCACCGTGTTCAAGCCGGAAATGAAGGAAATTCCCGGCGGTAAGCAGCTCATTCAGAAGGAGCTGCGCGACATGGGAAGCATGAGCCGCGCGGAGAAAACTGCCGGCGTGATCTTCGTGGCCGCCGCGCTGAGCTGGGTGTTTATCCCGTTGGTGACCGACTGGTTCGGCTGGGGTATCACCATCGCCGACGCCGCCATCGGCATGACCGCCGGACTGCTCATGTTCATCATTCCTGTCGATGAGAAGGGCACACGCGTGATCGCCTGGGAGGACGCGCAGGAGATGCCATGGGACGTGCTGCTGCTGTTCGGTGGCGGCTTGGCGTTGTCCTCCATGTTCGGCAACTCTGGGTTGTCGCTGTGGATTGGTGAGCAGTCCAAGGCGATGGAGGCGCTGCCGCTGGTCGTGCTGGTTGCTGCCGTGGCTGCGCTGGTGTTGGTGCTCACGGAGTTCACGTCCAATACTGCGACGGCCGCGACGTTCCTGCCGATCATGGGCGGCGTGGCTGTGGGTATTGGCCTCACGGCGGAGCAGGATATGAACGTGATGTTGTTGGTCATCCCGGTCGCCCTTGCTGCGACGTGCGCGTTTATGCTTCCTGTTGCGACGCCACCAAATGCCATCGCCTACTCTTCCGGATATGTCCGCATTGGTGACATGGTGAAGGGTGGCCTGTGGCTGAACGTGATTGCAGTGTTCCTCATCACCATCGTGGTGTTCTTGCTGGCTGTACCGGTCTTCGGCTTGGTGCTTTAG
- a CDS encoding NAD(P)H-quinone oxidoreductase gives MHAIVQTDTTDPYALTWQEADLPQVSDGEALIEIHYAGLNRADTLQTQGHYPPPKGCTDIIGLEASGVVINPNGATKPDGTPWNEGDHVAVLLSGGGYAQYAAVPHGQLLPIPDGYSLAEAASIVEVACTVWSNIMMTAHVEAGDLVLFHGGGGGIGIFGIQLAKALGARVAVTAGSAAKLETCKNYGADILINYKEQDFTEVLKAEGGADVILDIIGAKYLDANVRALAKDGHMVIIGMQGGVKGELNIGRLLSKRGSISATGLRYRDAEDKARIVRATIDNVWPLLADGSISHHIDRIVPIQQAAEAHKALLAGEVTGKVVFEVPRQGGTGQETD, from the coding sequence ATGCACGCCATCGTCCAGACCGACACAACTGACCCATACGCGTTGACGTGGCAAGAAGCAGATCTGCCGCAGGTCAGCGATGGCGAAGCACTCATCGAAATTCACTATGCCGGCCTGAACCGCGCCGACACCCTCCAGACCCAGGGTCACTACCCACCACCGAAGGGATGCACGGACATCATCGGCCTGGAAGCTAGTGGCGTCGTCATTAACCCCAATGGCGCCACGAAACCAGACGGCACGCCATGGAACGAGGGCGACCACGTGGCCGTCCTCCTCTCCGGAGGTGGATACGCCCAATACGCCGCCGTCCCCCACGGCCAGCTCCTGCCCATCCCCGACGGGTACAGCTTGGCCGAAGCGGCCAGCATCGTCGAAGTCGCCTGCACAGTCTGGTCGAACATCATGATGACCGCCCACGTCGAGGCCGGTGACCTCGTGCTGTTCCACGGCGGCGGAGGCGGCATCGGCATCTTCGGCATCCAGCTAGCCAAGGCCCTCGGCGCCCGCGTGGCCGTCACCGCAGGCTCCGCCGCCAAGCTGGAGACCTGCAAAAACTACGGCGCGGATATCCTCATCAACTACAAGGAGCAGGACTTCACCGAGGTCCTCAAGGCCGAAGGCGGCGCGGACGTGATCCTCGACATCATCGGGGCCAAATACCTCGACGCCAACGTGCGCGCCCTGGCAAAGGACGGCCACATGGTCATTATCGGTATGCAAGGCGGGGTCAAGGGCGAGCTCAACATTGGACGTTTGCTCTCCAAACGCGGCAGCATCTCCGCCACCGGTTTGCGTTACCGCGATGCCGAAGACAAGGCACGCATCGTCCGCGCGACCATCGACAACGTGTGGCCACTGCTGGCCGATGGCAGCATCAGCCACCACATCGACCGCATCGTCCCCATCCAACAGGCAGCGGAGGCGCACAAGGCGCTGCTCGCCGGCGAGGTCACCGGCAAGGTTGTCTTCGAAGTCCCGCGCCAGGGCGGGACTGGCCAGGAAACTGACTAG
- a CDS encoding aminotransferase class V-fold PLP-dependent enzyme yields the protein MFDNPTVRGLYSSLSDGWTYVNAQSHPQVPERVSSAVARGFRVSPLLEQVEVSRGSHSRAEAPGRRVGESFVDAARIAVADLMGSRPECVILGASRASLINQLATAMGRKLRLGQEMVLSRIDAPANIEPWQRAADLYGARVRWAEPDLGSGMLPTWQFAELVTPDTAVVAVSAANEFVGAVTDVRAIADTVHAKSRGLFVVDADAAAPYRVLDIHAMGADVVALDLVGLGGPGVGALVFRDASLFDAALPRPNYDLSLIADSASSASSVPSSVQRARGVLELGGVSEGLLAGVPAAVDHLAQLDDAAFGTRRRRLEKALPQAVRYMNGLAKRLVEGLQGLDGVHVIGVDGDVDLAPASFDAVPRVPRVSFLVDGVPASVVDQRLLASGVVASVVERGQSMLLERMGVFEEASTGAHAKRERVEGAQGRVVAGRRAAATEQLGGPGAIAIGFSPHNTIHDVDQVLRAVASLR from the coding sequence GTGTTCGATAACCCGACGGTCCGTGGCCTGTACTCGTCCTTGTCTGATGGGTGGACGTATGTGAATGCGCAGTCGCATCCGCAGGTTCCGGAGCGTGTTTCGTCGGCGGTGGCGCGTGGTTTCCGCGTCTCGCCGTTGTTGGAGCAGGTGGAGGTTAGCCGGGGTTCGCATTCGCGTGCGGAGGCGCCGGGTCGCCGTGTGGGTGAGAGTTTCGTGGATGCTGCGCGGATTGCTGTGGCAGATCTCATGGGTTCGCGCCCTGAGTGCGTGATCTTGGGAGCCTCGCGCGCTAGTTTGATCAACCAATTGGCGACGGCCATGGGCCGGAAGTTGCGCCTCGGCCAGGAGATGGTGCTTTCCCGTATCGACGCACCGGCGAATATTGAGCCGTGGCAGCGCGCAGCGGATCTGTACGGTGCACGTGTGCGCTGGGCGGAACCGGATTTGGGTTCGGGGATGCTCCCGACCTGGCAGTTCGCCGAATTGGTGACGCCCGATACCGCCGTGGTGGCGGTGTCCGCTGCGAATGAGTTCGTCGGCGCTGTCACGGATGTGCGGGCGATCGCGGACACGGTGCATGCGAAGTCTCGTGGTTTGTTCGTGGTGGATGCTGACGCCGCTGCTCCATATCGTGTCCTGGATATTCATGCGATGGGCGCGGATGTGGTCGCTTTGGACCTTGTGGGTTTGGGCGGTCCTGGCGTGGGCGCATTGGTGTTCCGTGATGCATCTCTCTTTGATGCTGCCCTCCCACGCCCGAACTACGACCTGTCTTTGATCGCGGATTCGGCTTCTTCCGCATCGTCTGTGCCTTCATCGGTGCAGCGCGCCCGTGGGGTGTTGGAACTTGGCGGTGTGTCTGAGGGCTTGCTGGCGGGTGTGCCAGCGGCGGTTGATCACTTAGCTCAGTTGGATGACGCTGCTTTTGGTACGCGGCGGCGTCGTCTGGAGAAGGCCCTGCCGCAGGCGGTGCGGTACATGAATGGACTGGCCAAGCGCCTCGTCGAGGGGTTGCAGGGCCTGGATGGTGTGCATGTGATCGGTGTGGACGGGGACGTAGACCTAGCGCCCGCCAGTTTCGATGCGGTGCCACGGGTGCCGAGGGTGAGCTTCCTCGTCGATGGTGTGCCGGCGTCAGTGGTGGATCAGCGGTTGCTGGCCAGCGGTGTGGTGGCGTCTGTCGTGGAGCGTGGTCAGTCGATGCTGCTGGAGCGCATGGGCGTTTTCGAGGAGGCATCCACGGGTGCGCACGCTAAACGTGAGCGAGTGGAGGGCGCCCAGGGCCGAGTCGTTGCTGGCCGCCGGGCCGCCGCCACGGAGCAGCTTGGCGGGCCGGGGGCCATCGCGATTGGCTTCAGCCCCCACAACACCATCCACGACGTGGATCAGGTCCTTCGCGCCGTGGCGAGCCTGCGCTAG
- the wzm gene encoding galactan export ABC transporter permease subunit Wzm/RfbD → MSQPRKTPDLARITARTGDGNAPKSRSETFSAAWRDLKLGFSQRELWLALGWQDIKQRYRRSTLGPLWITIATGVMAVALGLLYSLLFQQSLAEFLPHVAVGLIIWGFISGCIKEGAEVFIANEGLIKQLPSALSVHVYRLVWKQFLFLCHNLVIWLALLVIFRPALGWEILLVVPAMLLIIVNGIWVTMLFGIIATRFRDVAPLLDSLVQLAFYMTPIVWTTKTLKEQGGSVAERARIAEINPLYHYLEIVRAPMIGEPVAAYHWWIVLGFTVVGLGLALLAMRKWRYRVSYWV, encoded by the coding sequence ATGAGCCAGCCACGGAAAACCCCCGACCTCGCACGCATCACAGCGCGCACAGGAGACGGCAACGCGCCAAAAAGTCGCAGCGAGACCTTCAGCGCAGCCTGGCGCGACCTCAAGCTCGGATTCAGCCAGCGCGAACTCTGGCTCGCGCTCGGCTGGCAAGACATCAAACAGCGCTACCGGCGCAGTACCCTCGGCCCACTCTGGATCACCATCGCCACCGGCGTCATGGCCGTCGCGCTCGGCCTGCTGTACTCGCTGCTGTTCCAGCAATCGCTGGCCGAATTCCTGCCGCACGTCGCCGTGGGCCTCATCATCTGGGGATTCATCAGCGGCTGCATCAAGGAAGGCGCCGAAGTCTTCATCGCCAACGAAGGCCTCATCAAACAACTACCCAGCGCGCTCAGCGTGCACGTCTACCGGCTGGTGTGGAAGCAGTTCCTCTTCCTCTGCCACAACCTGGTGATCTGGCTGGCGCTGCTCGTGATCTTCAGGCCAGCGCTCGGGTGGGAAATCCTGCTGGTCGTGCCGGCGATGCTGCTCATCATCGTCAACGGCATCTGGGTAACCATGCTCTTCGGCATCATCGCCACCCGCTTCCGTGACGTGGCACCGCTGCTCGACTCGCTTGTGCAACTCGCGTTCTACATGACGCCCATCGTCTGGACCACCAAAACACTCAAAGAACAGGGCGGAAGCGTGGCAGAGCGCGCACGAATCGCTGAAATCAACCCGCTATACCACTACCTCGAAATTGTGCGCGCACCGATGATCGGCGAGCCGGTCGCCGCATACCACTGGTGGATCGTGCTCGGATTCACGGTCGTGGGACTCGGGCTGGCGCTGCTCGCCATGCGCAAGTGGCGCTACCGCGTGAGCTACTGGGTGTAG
- the wzt gene encoding galactan export ABC transporter ATP-binding subunit Wzt/RfbE, translating into MVSIDTYDACVDFPIFDAKSRSLKKAFLGVAGGKIGTNESNTVTVEALRDINLHLRDGDRVGLVGHNGAGKSTLLRLLSGIYEPTRGSAVVRGRVAPVFDLGVGMDPEISGYENIIIRGLFLGQTKKAMQRKMDDIAEFSELGEYLAMPLRTYSTGMRIRLALGVVTSIEPEILLLDEGIGAVDAAFMAKARGRLMEMVEKSGILVFASHSNEFLAQLCDSALWVDHGEVRQAGPVDEVVGAYEGPEAQRHVQQVLKDLGRW; encoded by the coding sequence ATGGTCAGTATTGATACTTACGACGCGTGCGTCGACTTCCCCATCTTCGACGCCAAGTCGCGCTCGCTGAAAAAGGCATTCCTAGGGGTGGCCGGAGGCAAGATCGGCACCAACGAATCCAACACAGTCACGGTCGAAGCGCTGCGGGACATCAACCTCCATCTGCGCGACGGAGACCGTGTGGGCCTGGTCGGCCACAATGGCGCAGGCAAGTCGACGCTGCTCAGGCTGCTGTCCGGCATCTATGAGCCGACGCGTGGTTCCGCTGTTGTCCGCGGGCGCGTGGCCCCGGTGTTCGACCTAGGTGTGGGCATGGACCCGGAAATCTCGGGCTACGAAAACATCATCATCCGGGGGCTTTTCCTGGGCCAGACGAAGAAAGCAATGCAGCGGAAGATGGACGACATTGCCGAGTTCAGCGAACTCGGTGAGTACCTCGCTATGCCGCTGCGCACATACTCCACAGGCATGCGCATCCGTCTGGCATTGGGCGTGGTGACCAGCATTGAGCCGGAGATCCTGCTCCTCGATGAGGGCATTGGCGCCGTGGATGCGGCGTTTATGGCGAAGGCGCGTGGGCGGCTGATGGAGATGGTGGAAAAGTCCGGCATCTTGGTGTTTGCCTCGCACAGCAATGAGTTCTTGGCGCAACTTTGTGACTCTGCGCTGTGGGTGGACCACGGTGAAGTGCGCCAGGCCGGGCCCGTTGACGAAGTGGTTGGCGCCTATGAGGGACCCGAAGCGCAGCGGCACGTGCAGCAAGTGCTGAAGGATCTTGGCCGCTGGTAA
- a CDS encoding hemolysin family protein: MNGIVVTLATSALIVASAFFVIVEFSLLAARRNRLEQEAGESRSARAALRSLNELTVMLAGAQLGITVCTFALGAVTKPAVDHALGPQLQEWGIPAAIAGTVSFVFSLVFVTFLHLVVGEMAPKSWAIAHPERSAKLVSMPARGFIMLVKPLLQFVNVMANKLVKATGVEPVDRAAVGGRDIDTIRALVEQSANAGALAPEFETQISGVAELQHMTVAEIAGAARPQATVSEGATAGEVRAVSQKTGYKRILVAGAAGDVSGSDRVGAVRVAGAADVTGASDAAGGGNPVASSSGGNRTPAAPMGIVHVRDVLLADAEEQIGPHVREVMTITESTPVYEAFARMRERSEHIAVVIDENGAYSGVLSIKSILTKLLPVVEKRIPEESEQYRSPAVDREN; this comes from the coding sequence ATGAATGGAATCGTCGTGACGCTAGCGACCAGCGCACTGATCGTGGCCAGCGCCTTTTTCGTGATCGTCGAGTTCAGCCTGCTCGCCGCTCGGCGCAATAGGCTGGAGCAAGAGGCAGGGGAATCGCGCTCGGCGCGGGCCGCACTGCGAAGTTTGAACGAGCTGACAGTGATGCTCGCGGGTGCGCAACTTGGTATCACGGTCTGCACGTTTGCGCTCGGTGCGGTTACCAAGCCGGCGGTTGACCATGCACTGGGCCCGCAGCTGCAGGAATGGGGTATTCCCGCAGCGATTGCTGGCACGGTGAGTTTCGTCTTTTCGCTCGTCTTCGTCACATTCCTCCACCTCGTGGTGGGAGAGATGGCGCCGAAGAGTTGGGCGATCGCGCACCCTGAGCGGTCGGCGAAGTTGGTGAGCATGCCAGCGCGTGGGTTCATCATGCTTGTGAAGCCGCTGCTGCAGTTCGTCAATGTGATGGCCAACAAGCTGGTGAAAGCCACGGGCGTGGAGCCGGTGGATCGTGCGGCTGTGGGAGGTCGCGATATTGATACGATCCGCGCGTTGGTGGAGCAGTCGGCGAATGCCGGTGCGTTGGCGCCGGAGTTCGAGACGCAGATCTCCGGTGTGGCTGAGCTGCAACACATGACTGTCGCGGAGATCGCGGGCGCGGCGCGTCCGCAGGCTACTGTCTCCGAGGGAGCGACGGCGGGCGAGGTGCGCGCTGTGAGCCAGAAGACGGGTTACAAGCGAATCCTCGTGGCCGGTGCTGCTGGCGACGTTAGTGGTTCCGACCGTGTTGGTGCTGTCCGCGTGGCTGGTGCTGCCGACGTGACTGGAGCCAGCGATGCTGCCGGTGGTGGGAATCCAGTGGCGTCATCCAGCGGCGGGAACCGTACACCAGCAGCACCCATGGGTATCGTTCATGTGCGCGATGTACTGCTAGCCGATGCTGAGGAACAGATCGGCCCACATGTGCGTGAGGTCATGACGATCACCGAGTCCACTCCTGTCTACGAGGCTTTTGCTCGCATGCGAGAGCGGTCGGAGCACATCGCGGTAGTGATCGATGAAAACGGAGCCTATTCTGGTGTGCTTTCGATCAAGTCGATCCTGACGAAGCTCCTACCCGTCGTGGAGAAGCGGATACCGGAGGAATCCGAACAATACCGTTCACCTGCGGTCGATAGAGAGAACTAG
- a CDS encoding hemolysin family protein yields the protein MTSAILLLLGGLLIIGLIIAANGYFVAQEFAFMSVDRARLRAQADAGDKSAQRALKVTQRTSFMLSGAQLGITVTGLMVGYVAEPMVGAALGTLLGETGVSKGTAIAVGTVGALLIATVVQMIFGELYPKNLALAIPEPLSKGLARSTNIYLALFGWLIAFFDWSSNALLKAVGIQPVEEPDDTATADDLERIVADSTESGDLPPELSVTLDRILDFHDRDVEHAMIPRSQVGVVAPDATVAEIRQRMATEHSRYPVLAEDDQPLGVVHLGDVLSDSTPADTPVTEVMRQPLVVPEMMQLTDALEHLQATENELACVIDEYGGFTGVITLEDLAEELVGEIHDEHDEDTERDISSHGGNTWTMDGDVHLDEVERAIGHALPEVADVETLAGLVIAKVGELPSAGETVRVNLPVDPRELVEDEQMHRELELTVLSVDRFVPAEVRVELSERPASEDADESEASERESRAGERASGVTEHAEEDAAHERKEGDR from the coding sequence CTGACATCAGCGATTCTGCTGCTTCTCGGTGGACTCCTCATCATTGGCCTCATCATCGCGGCCAATGGCTACTTCGTCGCCCAAGAATTCGCCTTCATGTCCGTCGACCGCGCACGGCTGCGCGCCCAAGCGGACGCCGGTGATAAATCAGCGCAGCGGGCCCTCAAAGTCACACAACGCACCAGCTTCATGCTCTCCGGAGCGCAGCTGGGTATCACCGTCACCGGCCTGATGGTCGGCTATGTCGCCGAACCAATGGTCGGCGCGGCACTGGGCACCCTCCTCGGGGAGACGGGCGTGTCCAAGGGCACAGCCATCGCCGTCGGTACCGTCGGCGCACTGCTCATCGCCACGGTCGTGCAGATGATCTTCGGCGAGCTTTACCCGAAAAACCTCGCGCTGGCGATCCCCGAACCCCTGTCCAAAGGCCTCGCACGCTCGACGAACATCTACCTCGCTCTGTTCGGCTGGTTGATTGCGTTCTTCGACTGGTCCTCCAATGCGCTGCTCAAGGCCGTGGGCATCCAACCAGTGGAGGAGCCAGACGATACCGCAACCGCCGATGACCTCGAGCGCATCGTCGCCGATTCCACAGAGTCCGGCGACCTGCCACCGGAGCTGTCCGTCACGCTGGATCGCATTCTGGACTTCCACGACCGCGATGTGGAGCATGCCATGATCCCGCGGTCGCAGGTCGGCGTGGTCGCGCCGGACGCTACTGTCGCTGAGATCCGCCAGCGCATGGCCACGGAGCACAGCCGCTACCCTGTGCTCGCTGAGGACGACCAGCCACTCGGCGTGGTGCACCTCGGTGATGTGCTCTCCGATTCGACGCCAGCAGACACTCCGGTGACGGAAGTGATGAGACAACCACTTGTCGTGCCCGAAATGATGCAGTTGACGGATGCGCTGGAACACCTGCAGGCCACCGAGAATGAATTGGCGTGCGTCATTGACGAATACGGCGGTTTTACCGGCGTGATTACTCTTGAGGACCTCGCGGAGGAACTCGTTGGCGAGATTCACGACGAGCACGATGAGGACACCGAGCGGGATATCAGCAGCCACGGTGGCAACACATGGACGATGGACGGGGATGTGCACCTCGATGAGGTGGAGCGGGCGATTGGCCATGCTCTGCCGGAGGTCGCTGATGTGGAGACACTCGCTGGCTTGGTGATTGCCAAGGTCGGTGAGCTGCCGAGCGCCGGTGAGACCGTGCGCGTGAACCTGCCAGTGGATCCGCGCGAACTCGTCGAGGATGAGCAGATGCACCGGGAGCTGGAGCTGACCGTGCTGTCGGTGGATCGCTTCGTGCCTGCTGAGGTGCGGGTGGAGCTCAGCGAGAGGCCTGCCTCCGAGGACGCGGATGAGTCCGAGGCGTCAGAGCGAGAGTCCAGGGCGGGAGAGCGAGCTTCTGGGGTGACAGAGCACGCTGAGGAAGATGCAGCTCACGAGCGGAAGGAGGGCGACCGATGA